A stretch of DNA from Actinomycetota bacterium:
CCTGCTGCTGGCCGACGAGATCAACCGCACCCCGCCCAAGACCCAGGCCGCGCTGCTGGAGGCGATGGAGGAGCGCCAGGTGTCGGTCGAGGGCCAGGGGCACCCGCTGCCCGAGCCGTTCCTGGTCGTCGCCACCCAGAACCCGGTCGAGTACGAGGGCACCTATCCCCTGCCCGAGGCCCAGCTCGACCGGTTCCTGTTCAAGCTGCACGTCGGCTACCCCTCGGCCGAGCAGGAGCAGGCCGTGCTGGCCCGTCACGACGCCGGCATGGACCCCCACGACCTGGCCACCCTGGGGGTGACGGCGGTGGCCGGCCGCCAGGACCTGGAGGCGGCCCGCAAGGAGGTGACGGCCGTCCCGGTCGAGCCGCGGGTCCAGGCCTACATCGTGGCCATCGCCCGGGCGACCCGGGAGTCGCCGTCGCTGGAGCTCGGCGTCTCCCCCAGGGGGGCGGCCATGCTGCTGCACGCCGCCAAGGCCTGGGCCTGGCTGGCCGGCAAGCAGTACGTCACCCCCGACGAGGTCAAGGCGGTGGCCAAGCCGACCTTGCGGCACCGGCTCGAGCTGCGGCCGGAGGTCGAGCTCGAGGGCGTGACCGCCGACGGCGTCCTCGACGGCGTCCTGGCCGCCGTCCCGGTCCCCCGGTGACCGTGGAGGCCGGGTGAGCGCGCCGCCCCCCCGGGCCGGGCCCCCCAGGGTCCGGGAGGGCGCGCCGGTGCCGACCTGGCGGCTGGTGGCGGGGGCGGCGGTGGGGTCGCTGGTGGTGCTGCTGCTGCC
This window harbors:
- a CDS encoding MoxR family ATPase yields the protein MSVSTAQPQAPRAAVLRVRDEIAKAVVGQDGAVSGLVAALLVRGHVLLEGVPGVAKTLLVKTLARTLDLDFKRVQFTPDLMPSDVTGQVIFEQRDGSFRFRQGPVFTNLLLADEINRTPPKTQAALLEAMEERQVSVEGQGHPLPEPFLVVATQNPVEYEGTYPLPEAQLDRFLFKLHVGYPSAEQEQAVLARHDAGMDPHDLATLGVTAVAGRQDLEAARKEVTAVPVEPRVQAYIVAIARATRESPSLELGVSPRGAAMLLHAAKAWAWLAGKQYVTPDEVKAVAKPTLRHRLELRPEVELEGVTADGVLDGVLAAVPVPR